Proteins from one Acidobacteriota bacterium genomic window:
- a CDS encoding DUF3526 domain-containing protein → MSTAIRPSLPLRHVLRMECRMLGRDGTALLALGLFAVLLAYALWNAHARLTADVRAYDAVVRQEHDTEHEAASQAAAAEQQLAGQTIGSVDRYVQHGPTHPQWVGASWSFRVAALPPPPLSVLAVGRLDVTPTVYRIRTNRLIDPFRQGEQTAHPLVLASGTLDATMVVLVFLPLLVIALGADLVAGDRERGTWMLVRSQPVRLTSVVLVRAAPRIVLTVAPVVAAGAGAWLLSAHESRAEIAPRIVAWTGGALAYVAFWWGATLYGTAARSTTARALVVLMTCWMCAVLIVPTTVRLWLEWQVPVPSRALQIRAEREAKADADERPADDVLAAFLKEEPGLAERYGSIVGRAARVDFASGPYYLVGEARDYATERAVLPTLERIAAAKREQEVLARRTSIASPTLLAHALLTSAAGTDDHAVAAYRRAVEQFHHTWRTFFLSRLFEVTPLGRADYAALPRFRYEAPGVSQVLAGLSWRVGALTAAAIVLMAAAARRLRD, encoded by the coding sequence ATGAGCACCGCGATCCGGCCGTCCCTTCCGCTGCGCCACGTCCTGCGGATGGAATGCCGCATGCTCGGGCGGGATGGCACCGCCTTGTTGGCGCTGGGGCTGTTCGCGGTCCTGCTCGCCTACGCGCTGTGGAACGCGCACGCGAGACTGACAGCGGACGTTCGCGCGTACGACGCTGTCGTCCGCCAGGAGCACGACACGGAACATGAGGCGGCCAGCCAGGCCGCGGCTGCCGAACAGCAGTTGGCAGGCCAGACAATCGGGTCGGTGGACCGCTACGTTCAGCACGGTCCCACGCATCCGCAGTGGGTGGGTGCGAGCTGGTCGTTCAGGGTGGCCGCGCTGCCGCCGCCCCCGCTGTCGGTGCTCGCCGTGGGCCGATTGGATGTCACGCCGACTGTCTATCGCATCCGCACCAATCGACTGATCGATCCCTTTCGCCAGGGCGAGCAGACGGCGCATCCGCTCGTGCTGGCGAGCGGCACGCTCGACGCGACGATGGTGGTGCTGGTCTTCCTGCCGCTGCTCGTCATCGCGCTCGGCGCCGATCTCGTCGCTGGTGATCGCGAACGTGGGACGTGGATGCTCGTGCGATCACAACCCGTGCGGCTCACGTCCGTGGTCCTCGTGCGGGCCGCGCCGCGGATCGTCTTGACCGTGGCGCCTGTCGTCGCGGCAGGAGCTGGCGCATGGCTGCTGTCAGCGCACGAGTCGCGTGCGGAGATCGCTCCGCGAATCGTGGCGTGGACGGGTGGCGCGCTCGCGTACGTCGCCTTCTGGTGGGGAGCAACTCTATATGGCACTGCCGCGAGATCGACGACGGCTCGCGCGCTCGTGGTGCTGATGACCTGCTGGATGTGCGCCGTGCTGATCGTACCCACGACGGTGCGCCTCTGGCTGGAGTGGCAGGTTCCGGTTCCGAGCCGAGCGCTTCAGATTCGGGCAGAGCGTGAGGCGAAAGCAGATGCCGATGAACGTCCAGCAGACGACGTGCTTGCGGCGTTCCTGAAGGAAGAGCCGGGGCTGGCCGAGCGCTACGGTTCCATCGTCGGACGCGCGGCGCGCGTCGACTTCGCCTCAGGACCCTACTATCTCGTGGGAGAAGCGCGCGACTACGCGACTGAACGCGCTGTTCTCCCGACGCTCGAACGGATCGCCGCGGCGAAGCGGGAACAGGAGGTGCTCGCTCGCCGGACGTCGATCGCCTCGCCGACGCTGCTCGCGCACGCGCTGTTGACGAGTGCCGCGGGCACCGACGATCACGCAGTCGCCGCCTACCGGCGTGCCGTCGAGCAGTTCCATCACACGTGGCGTACGTTCTTCCTGTCTCGACTCTTCGAGGTCACGCCCCTTGGGCGGGCCGACTACGCCGCGCTTCCGCGCTTCCGGTACGAGGCACCGGGCGTCTCGCAGGTGCTGGCAGGCCTGTCGTGGCGCGTCGGCGCGCTGACCGCGGCGGCGATCGTCCTGATGGCCGCCGCAGCCCGGCGTCTGCGCGATTGA
- a CDS encoding aspartate aminotransferase family protein — protein MAPYQDLVAQLRTAFPAPVSDRLHDAYFVFSFLRALDQVDALKSAAPMLGTPVTLDYAAARRQRLDGAPRTLESVTSDLVGYLSGMFLWGHPRAQINVVPAPTIPSIIGGLLPSIYNPNLVSEESSRQVGRAEVEAVAMTAALVGYDAERADGVFTFGGTGTLLYAAKIGLEKAIPGARREGVRDRPVIVCSDSAHYACQTVTNWLGLGENNLVEVPTTDDNQIRLDAFEQTLTQLLDERRPIACIVATMGTTDAFGLDDLEGMVRVRDRLVRERGLDYVPHIHADAVIGWAWSVFTDYDWNANPLGFRHRTVRALAGTSRRIRHLGLADSVGIDYHKTGFAPYVSSAILLKDGSDLAQLVRRQEDTPYIFQSGERHPGRYTLETTRPGNGPLAALANLRLFGRTGLQSLLGHVVAMAEELREQLEGHSATTVLNADNFGPVTLFRVYPDGVDTFSIPEQERTDPARRADLLAHNAYNRRIFEHIQSDALEGRGVVISMTDAYRHTNYGEPIAALKSYILSPFSDSVHVAAVLESIWKARAAIAAEDAAARA, from the coding sequence ATGGCTCCCTATCAGGATCTCGTCGCGCAGTTGCGGACGGCGTTCCCGGCGCCGGTGTCCGACCGCCTGCACGACGCCTACTTCGTCTTCTCGTTCCTGCGGGCGCTCGATCAGGTCGACGCGCTGAAGTCGGCCGCGCCCATGCTCGGCACGCCCGTGACGCTCGACTACGCCGCCGCACGACGGCAGCGACTCGACGGGGCGCCGCGCACGCTCGAATCCGTGACCAGTGACCTGGTCGGCTACCTCTCCGGCATGTTCCTGTGGGGCCATCCGCGCGCGCAGATCAACGTGGTGCCCGCGCCGACGATTCCGAGCATCATCGGCGGCCTGCTGCCGTCCATCTACAACCCGAACCTCGTGAGCGAGGAGTCGTCGCGACAGGTCGGACGCGCCGAGGTCGAGGCCGTGGCCATGACGGCGGCGCTCGTCGGCTACGACGCGGAACGGGCCGATGGCGTGTTCACGTTCGGCGGAACAGGCACGCTGCTCTACGCGGCCAAGATCGGACTCGAGAAGGCCATCCCCGGTGCGCGACGCGAGGGCGTGCGCGATCGTCCGGTGATTGTGTGCAGCGACAGCGCGCACTACGCCTGCCAAACGGTGACCAACTGGCTCGGGCTCGGCGAGAACAATCTCGTCGAAGTGCCCACGACGGACGACAACCAGATCCGGCTCGATGCCTTCGAGCAGACGCTGACCCAACTCCTCGACGAGCGTCGTCCCATCGCCTGCATCGTTGCCACGATGGGGACGACGGATGCGTTCGGCCTCGACGATCTCGAAGGCATGGTGCGCGTGCGGGATCGACTGGTGCGAGAGCGCGGGCTCGACTACGTGCCGCACATCCACGCCGACGCGGTGATCGGATGGGCGTGGAGCGTGTTCACCGACTACGACTGGAACGCCAACCCGCTCGGCTTCCGCCATCGCACCGTGCGCGCGCTCGCAGGCACGTCACGGCGCATCAGGCATCTCGGGCTCGCCGACTCGGTGGGTATCGACTACCACAAGACGGGATTCGCACCGTACGTGTCGAGCGCGATCCTGCTGAAGGATGGGAGCGACCTCGCGCAGCTGGTGCGACGACAGGAAGACACGCCGTACATCTTCCAGTCAGGCGAACGGCATCCGGGTCGTTACACGCTCGAGACGACGAGGCCGGGCAATGGTCCGCTGGCGGCGCTGGCCAACCTGCGTCTGTTCGGACGCACAGGGCTTCAGTCACTCCTCGGTCACGTCGTTGCGATGGCGGAGGAACTGCGCGAGCAACTCGAAGGACACTCCGCCACCACGGTGCTCAACGCTGACAACTTCGGTCCCGTGACACTGTTCCGCGTCTACCCCGATGGCGTCGACACGTTCAGCATACCGGAGCAGGAGCGGACCGATCCCGCGCGGCGCGCGGACCTGCTCGCGCACAACGCGTACAACAGGCGCATCTTCGAACATATTCAGTCGGACGCGCTCGAAGGCCGTGGCGTCGTCATCTCGATGACCGACGCGTATCGCCACACGAACTACGGCGAGCCCATCGCCGCGCTCAAGTCGTACATCCTGAGCCCGTTCTCCGACAGCGTGCACGTAGCGGCGGTACTGGAGTCGATCTGGAAAGCCCGCGCAGCCATCGCCGCCGAAGACGCCGCCGCGCGCGCCTGA
- a CDS encoding type II toxin-antitoxin system VapC family toxin produces MPSSTRTPPRAREPRDPRGLLDTSVVIDLAELAPAQLPLEISISAVTLAELTAGPHATKDPVERARRQERLQRVEATFDPLPMDAAVARAYGRVYAAVLAGGRKARGARAMDLLIAATAVAAGLPLYTRNPDDFAGLGKLLDIVAV; encoded by the coding sequence ATGCCTTCATCGACCAGGACCCCACCCCGCGCGCGTGAGCCCCGCGATCCACGCGGTTTGCTCGACACGTCGGTCGTCATCGATCTCGCCGAACTTGCTCCGGCGCAACTGCCTCTCGAGATCAGCATCTCGGCGGTGACGCTCGCCGAGTTGACCGCAGGCCCGCATGCGACGAAAGACCCTGTGGAGCGAGCGCGCCGACAGGAACGTCTCCAGCGTGTGGAGGCCACCTTCGACCCGCTTCCGATGGACGCGGCTGTGGCCAGAGCCTATGGGCGTGTCTATGCAGCTGTCCTGGCAGGCGGCCGCAAGGCACGTGGTGCGCGTGCGATGGATCTGTTGATCGCCGCGACAGCCGTGGCAGCAGGCCTTCCGCTCTACACGAGGAATCCCGACGACTTCGCCGGGCTCGGCAAATTGCTCGACATCGTGGCTGTGTAG
- a CDS encoding cytochrome c-type biogenesis protein CcmH has translation MHAIAVWVALVCPLVAAAQVVSAQEPARGDVGTRAGVLAARLMSPYCPGLTLAACPSGAATTLRMDIARRLSDGETPEAIVDDLVARFGDEIRGMPSTRGIGLGLWLAVPASGVLVLAALRAAARRGPSTTRETDTPLIVTPSARLLERLDEELEQME, from the coding sequence GTGCACGCCATCGCTGTCTGGGTCGCACTCGTCTGCCCGCTGGTCGCGGCCGCGCAAGTCGTGTCGGCGCAGGAGCCGGCGCGTGGGGATGTCGGCACGCGCGCGGGCGTGCTCGCCGCACGCCTCATGAGCCCGTACTGCCCGGGCCTCACCCTGGCAGCGTGTCCGTCCGGCGCGGCGACGACGCTGCGCATGGACATTGCAAGGCGCCTGTCCGACGGAGAGACGCCGGAGGCGATTGTCGACGACCTCGTGGCACGCTTCGGCGACGAGATTCGCGGCATGCCGAGCACGCGTGGTATCGGCCTCGGTCTCTGGCTCGCCGTGCCGGCCAGTGGAGTCCTCGTCCTCGCCGCCCTGCGTGCGGCCGCACGGCGCGGACCGTCGACGACGCGCGAAACCGACACGCCGCTGATCGTCACGCCGAGCGCGCGCCTGCTGGAGCGACTCGACGAAGAACTCGAGCAGATGGAATGA
- a CDS encoding DUF3526 domain-containing protein produces the protein MARLLSIAGREWRDAQRDGRAWWMASLVLLLVLTGLGAGARQLQQVREEQQAAAESERAVWVAQTPKSPHSAAHHGFFVFRAVSPLAMFDPGTLDYVGQIRHLEAHGEQLPRFMPAEDEASIRQLATLTPASTLQIVLPLLLVVLLHGAVSDERESGRLGLLLSQGVSPRLLGIGKLLGGSAPVWLGTAVTIGALAVSLAATGWGPWRDVWTRVCAAAAVHVAWLTLFACAILSISVRAATTRTALVASVALWLGMTVLGPRAAVEIATHVAPSPTPQAFLAALREAEKDRPSYWEDLVPAATARLLVQYGVSHADDLPVSPASVAQLDQEDDDTARVGSVFETLAASHRAQERWLTMLAWATPLVSVRELSSAIAGTDAWHTRAFAARAEQYRRTAVRILNEDSVRHNVGDFLKTGVRHEGDARLWSRIPVFEDAPPRLMTVLERNRAHVVVVATWTVAMVGVLWFTTGRVRVS, from the coding sequence ATGGCGCGCCTCCTGTCGATAGCGGGCCGGGAATGGCGGGATGCGCAACGAGACGGTCGCGCGTGGTGGATGGCGTCACTCGTGCTGTTGCTCGTGCTGACGGGACTGGGTGCGGGTGCCCGCCAGTTGCAGCAGGTGCGTGAAGAGCAGCAGGCTGCCGCCGAGAGCGAGCGTGCCGTGTGGGTGGCGCAGACGCCGAAGAGTCCGCACAGCGCGGCGCATCACGGCTTCTTCGTGTTCCGCGCCGTGTCGCCGCTCGCGATGTTCGATCCTGGCACGCTGGACTACGTGGGGCAGATACGCCATCTCGAAGCACATGGCGAACAGCTTCCTCGTTTCATGCCTGCCGAGGACGAAGCGTCGATACGCCAGCTTGCGACGCTGACGCCGGCCTCGACGCTTCAGATCGTCCTGCCGCTGCTGCTGGTCGTGCTGCTGCACGGTGCGGTCTCCGACGAGCGAGAGTCAGGACGGCTCGGTCTGCTGCTCAGCCAGGGCGTCAGCCCACGTCTGCTCGGCATTGGCAAGCTGCTCGGCGGATCGGCGCCCGTCTGGTTGGGCACGGCCGTTACGATCGGGGCACTGGCGGTGTCGTTGGCGGCGACGGGCTGGGGGCCGTGGCGTGACGTCTGGACGCGCGTGTGCGCTGCTGCGGCGGTCCACGTCGCATGGCTCACGCTCTTTGCCTGCGCCATCCTCTCGATATCGGTCCGGGCGGCAACGACACGGACGGCATTGGTCGCATCGGTCGCACTCTGGCTCGGCATGACCGTGCTCGGACCCCGTGCCGCGGTCGAGATCGCCACGCACGTCGCACCGTCGCCGACACCGCAGGCGTTTCTCGCGGCACTGCGGGAGGCCGAGAAGGACCGTCCCTCCTATTGGGAAGACCTCGTGCCCGCAGCAACGGCGCGGCTCCTCGTCCAGTACGGCGTGAGCCATGCCGACGATCTGCCTGTTTCACCGGCGTCGGTGGCTCAACTCGATCAGGAGGACGACGACACCGCGCGTGTCGGCAGCGTGTTCGAGACCCTCGCCGCGAGTCACCGGGCGCAGGAACGATGGTTGACGATGCTCGCCTGGGCCACGCCGCTCGTGTCGGTCCGTGAACTGTCCTCGGCCATCGCGGGCACCGACGCGTGGCACACACGTGCGTTCGCCGCACGTGCCGAGCAGTATCGGCGTACGGCCGTGCGCATCCTGAACGAGGACAGCGTTCGCCACAACGTCGGGGATTTCCTGAAGACCGGCGTGCGCCATGAAGGCGACGCTCGCCTCTGGAGCCGCATTCCCGTGTTCGAGGACGCTCCGCCGCGATTGATGACGGTGCTGGAACGCAATCGCGCTCACGTTGTCGTGGTTGCCACATGGACGGTGGCGATGGTCGGCGTGCTGTGGTTCACCACGGGCCGCGTACGCGTGTCATGA
- a CDS encoding NAD(P)-dependent alcohol dehydrogenase: protein MTIKAYGAHAGDQPLVSLDITRRAPGAHDVQIAIAYCGICHSDVHQVRSEWAGTLYPCVPGHEIVGRVAAVGAHVSGFAPGDLVGVGCIVDSCQQCDDCAAGLENYCDGMIGTYNGPTPDAPGHTLGGYSQQIVVHERYVLRIRHAEAQLAAVAPLLCAGITTYSPLRHWNVGPGHRVGVVGIGGLGHMGVKLAHAMGAHVVAFTTSESKREAARTLGADEVVVSRNADEMAAQTKRLDFILNTVAAPHDLDAFLALLKRDGTMALVGAPATPHPSPNVFGLIMKRRSLAGSLIGGIPETQEMLDFCAERGIVADIELIRAEGINDAYERMLAGDIKYRFVIDNASLSA from the coding sequence ATGACCATCAAAGCCTACGGCGCCCATGCCGGCGACCAGCCTCTTGTCTCCCTGGACATCACACGGCGCGCTCCTGGCGCGCATGACGTCCAGATCGCCATCGCCTACTGCGGCATCTGCCATTCGGACGTCCACCAGGTGCGCTCGGAGTGGGCGGGCACGCTGTACCCGTGCGTACCGGGACACGAGATCGTCGGGCGTGTGGCGGCGGTGGGCGCGCATGTGTCGGGCTTCGCACCGGGCGATCTCGTCGGCGTGGGCTGCATCGTCGACAGCTGCCAGCAGTGCGACGACTGCGCGGCAGGTCTCGAGAACTATTGCGACGGCATGATTGGCACGTACAACGGCCCGACGCCAGACGCTCCCGGGCATACGCTCGGCGGCTACTCGCAGCAGATCGTCGTCCACGAGCGCTACGTGCTTCGCATCAGACACGCCGAGGCGCAGCTGGCTGCCGTGGCACCGCTGCTCTGTGCGGGCATCACCACGTACTCGCCGCTGCGCCACTGGAACGTCGGACCGGGGCACAGAGTGGGCGTGGTCGGCATCGGCGGCCTGGGCCACATGGGTGTCAAGCTCGCGCACGCGATGGGTGCACACGTCGTCGCCTTCACCACGTCCGAGTCCAAGCGTGAAGCCGCCAGGACACTGGGGGCCGACGAGGTCGTGGTGTCCCGCAACGCCGACGAGATGGCCGCGCAGACCAAGCGCCTGGACTTCATTCTGAACACCGTTGCCGCGCCACACGATCTCGACGCATTCCTCGCGCTGCTGAAGCGCGACGGCACGATGGCGCTGGTGGGCGCGCCGGCCACGCCGCATCCGTCGCCCAACGTCTTCGGCCTCATCATGAAACGCCGCAGCCTGGCCGGCTCGCTGATCGGCGGCATCCCGGAGACGCAGGAGATGCTCGACTTCTGCGCCGAGCGCGGCATCGTCGCCGACATCGAGCTGATCCGCGCCGAGGGTATAAACGACGCCTACGAGCGGATGCTCGCAGGTGACATCAAGTATCGGTTCGTGATCGATAACGCATCGCTCTCGGCGTGA
- a CDS encoding Gfo/Idh/MocA family oxidoreductase → MSSDSRSVTTRRQFLGQTAATVAGASLVGRADHLFAAQPARSAARVLGANDRIRLGFIGCGMQFEVLLRRGFFPRRDRLNDVEFVEVCDVWQPRVDNAQKQTGAERSGRDYAALLARPDIDGVVIVVPDHLHYPIARAALLAGKDVYLEKPMTYTIDEAAKLDALVEQTGRVLQVGGSGLNERLHQKAAEYVAAGRMGKVVWGLISYNRNTSTGMWDYPIPGIGGTPWPDAPVTTENLDWKAWLGHAPKRPFSKERYFRWRKFWDYSGGNATDLLFHRLGALNAIVGWDFPSRVVGAGGIYVQKNREVPDVYMTTIEYPKEYCFNLVSVMANAASAPITVYGNWGTLEIVPGGRPMPNMPRPLAKAVIKAERPFQDQFKEANEGKTEVEISTDEPTEDLIDNWLNAMRSRQTPIYDVRKGYQATVAIQLGVQSYKEGRALGYDPASRRILTRLPARREYLPRES, encoded by the coding sequence GTGAGTTCCGATTCCCGTAGCGTTACCACCCGGCGGCAGTTCCTCGGGCAGACGGCGGCCACCGTCGCCGGCGCGTCTCTCGTGGGCAGGGCCGACCACCTGTTCGCGGCACAACCGGCGCGATCGGCCGCGCGCGTGCTCGGCGCCAACGACCGCATCCGCCTGGGGTTCATCGGGTGTGGCATGCAGTTCGAGGTGTTGCTCCGGCGCGGCTTCTTCCCGCGCCGCGATCGCCTCAACGACGTCGAGTTCGTCGAGGTCTGCGACGTGTGGCAGCCGCGCGTGGACAACGCGCAGAAGCAGACGGGCGCCGAACGCAGCGGACGCGACTATGCGGCGCTCCTGGCGCGCCCCGACATCGACGGCGTGGTCATCGTCGTGCCCGATCACCTGCACTATCCGATCGCGCGCGCGGCGCTGCTGGCGGGCAAGGACGTGTACCTCGAGAAGCCGATGACGTACACGATCGACGAGGCGGCCAAGCTGGACGCGCTTGTGGAGCAGACGGGGCGCGTGCTGCAGGTTGGCGGTTCAGGACTCAACGAACGGCTGCACCAGAAAGCGGCCGAGTACGTTGCGGCGGGGCGGATGGGCAAGGTCGTCTGGGGCCTCATCAGCTACAACCGCAACACGTCGACCGGCATGTGGGACTACCCGATTCCCGGGATCGGAGGCACGCCCTGGCCAGACGCCCCGGTCACCACCGAGAACCTCGATTGGAAGGCGTGGCTCGGACACGCGCCCAAGCGTCCGTTCAGCAAGGAGCGCTACTTCCGTTGGCGCAAGTTCTGGGACTACTCCGGGGGCAACGCCACCGATCTCCTGTTCCATCGCCTCGGCGCCCTCAACGCGATCGTCGGCTGGGACTTCCCGTCGCGCGTGGTCGGTGCGGGCGGCATCTACGTGCAGAAGAACCGTGAAGTGCCCGACGTCTACATGACGACGATCGAGTATCCGAAGGAATACTGCTTCAACCTGGTGTCGGTGATGGCCAACGCCGCATCCGCGCCGATCACGGTGTACGGCAACTGGGGCACGCTGGAGATCGTCCCGGGCGGCAGACCGATGCCGAACATGCCACGCCCGCTGGCAAAGGCCGTCATCAAGGCCGAGCGGCCGTTCCAGGATCAGTTCAAGGAGGCCAACGAGGGCAAGACCGAGGTGGAGATCTCCACCGACGAGCCGACCGAAGACCTGATCGACAACTGGCTCAACGCCATGCGGTCGCGACAGACACCGATCTACGACGTGCGCAAGGGCTATCAGGCCACCGTGGCGATCCAGTTGGGGGTGCAGTCCTACAAGGAAGGCCGCGCGCTCGGCTACGACCCGGCGTCACGACGGATCCTCACGCGCCTGCCCGCGCGGCGCGAGTACCTGCCGCGCGAGTCGTAG
- a CDS encoding type II toxin-antitoxin system Phd/YefM family antitoxin, with protein sequence MSRHITQRELRNDSGRIMRDLDKGHAFVVTRNGVPVGELQPVRQRVFVSAATAIAALSGSPRIDRRRFRKDVDAFIDQDPTPRA encoded by the coding sequence ATGTCCAGACACATCACACAGCGCGAGCTCCGCAACGACAGCGGACGCATCATGCGCGACCTGGACAAGGGACACGCCTTCGTCGTGACCCGAAACGGCGTGCCTGTCGGCGAATTGCAGCCCGTTCGTCAGCGCGTGTTCGTCTCCGCGGCGACAGCCATTGCCGCACTCAGCGGATCCCCGCGAATCGACCGGCGGCGGTTCCGGAAGGATGTCGATGCCTTCATCGACCAGGACCCCACCCCGCGCGCGTGA
- a CDS encoding TonB-dependent receptor, translated as MNVLGHRVTLALFAMLLATTTAISAQQAAVIGGRIADQTGAAVPGATVELVGTRIARRATIADDQGRYHFEDVPPGAYTLRVAASGFEPAERHVSAVSDAAATVDVRLGVSTLAESVVVTGARERTAIERQRALTPGGVTVVDGDELFRRSITGMADALRYVPGVWAESSAGGDEIFFSSRGSNLDSVDYDRNGIKMFQDGLPVTSADGNNHNRVVDPLSIRYAAIARGANALTYGASTLGGAIDFVSPTARNSSPVSVSLDSGSYGPFNGRATIGSTRGALDGLVTFEGRQFDGYREHSRQRRWGVYTNAGWQASDTVEVRVFGTYVNNRQHLPGALTRDESAVDPNQASGQALGGNYGKDLTTARVAARAMWTPAPNRSLMVGLSYEAQSLYHPIVDKVMIDFDGPGPTPPVEVFSLLIDTDHRDLGGVVRYNHKVGAHDLVMGVTYGRGSVEGGNYFNDGGRKNGINQYVDNRADSTEAYLMNRWHASSRWTVVAGAQVSTGARDVRTTDARNGDVNNPRRRYTAFSPRAGAIASLSPAVEVYGNVSRLYEAPTTFQMEDNVAGGGATLEPMSGTVGEIGLRSTASQASGPRWSWDVTAYYARIDDEILSVDDPGAPGNSLTTNIDRTVHAGIEALGSVSMPVGDRHRIDPLVSLTINRFRFDGDPIYGDNRLPAAPRYAARGEIIYRHAGGFYAGPTFDLVGQRTADFASTYGVDAYGLMGVRAGLSSRRWELFGEVRNVFDRHYVATLGVLNVAGADARVLYPGSPRAAHVGLRVSY; from the coding sequence ATGAACGTGCTTGGTCATCGCGTGACGCTCGCGCTGTTCGCGATGCTGTTGGCAACAACGACCGCGATCTCGGCGCAGCAGGCGGCTGTCATCGGCGGACGCATCGCGGATCAGACAGGGGCGGCGGTCCCCGGGGCGACGGTCGAACTCGTTGGCACCCGCATCGCCCGTCGGGCGACCATCGCCGACGACCAGGGGCGCTATCACTTCGAAGACGTTCCGCCCGGCGCGTACACGCTCCGCGTTGCGGCATCAGGATTCGAGCCGGCCGAACGACACGTCAGCGCCGTCTCGGATGCCGCCGCCACCGTCGATGTGCGACTCGGGGTGTCGACGCTCGCCGAGAGTGTGGTCGTCACTGGTGCCCGCGAGCGTACCGCGATCGAGCGGCAGCGGGCCCTGACGCCAGGCGGCGTGACGGTCGTGGACGGCGACGAACTCTTCCGCCGTTCGATCACCGGCATGGCCGATGCGTTGCGCTATGTGCCCGGCGTGTGGGCCGAGAGCAGTGCCGGTGGCGACGAGATCTTCTTCTCGAGTCGCGGGTCCAATCTGGATTCGGTGGACTACGATCGGAACGGGATCAAGATGTTCCAGGACGGGCTACCCGTCACGTCGGCCGACGGCAACAATCACAACCGCGTCGTCGATCCGCTCAGTATCCGGTACGCCGCCATCGCGCGTGGTGCCAACGCGCTGACCTACGGTGCGAGCACCCTGGGAGGGGCGATCGACTTCGTCTCACCGACAGCGCGCAACAGCTCGCCGGTGTCGGTATCCCTCGACAGTGGCAGCTATGGGCCGTTCAACGGTCGCGCCACCATCGGCAGTACACGTGGCGCGCTCGACGGCCTGGTAACGTTCGAGGGCCGGCAGTTCGACGGGTATCGCGAGCACAGTCGTCAGCGGCGCTGGGGCGTCTATACGAACGCCGGGTGGCAGGCGTCCGACACGGTCGAGGTGCGCGTGTTCGGCACATACGTCAACAACCGGCAGCACCTGCCGGGTGCGCTCACGCGCGACGAGAGTGCCGTCGATCCGAATCAGGCCAGCGGACAGGCGCTCGGTGGCAACTACGGAAAGGACCTCACCACCGCGCGTGTGGCGGCGCGCGCGATGTGGACCCCCGCGCCGAACCGGTCGCTCATGGTCGGGCTGTCCTACGAGGCCCAGTCGCTCTACCACCCGATCGTCGACAAGGTCATGATTGACTTCGATGGCCCCGGGCCGACGCCCCCGGTCGAGGTCTTCAGCCTGCTGATCGACACGGACCATCGCGATCTTGGCGGCGTGGTGCGCTACAACCACAAGGTCGGCGCGCACGACCTGGTGATGGGCGTGACCTACGGCCGGGGCTCGGTCGAGGGCGGCAACTACTTCAACGACGGTGGGCGCAAGAACGGGATCAATCAGTACGTCGACAACCGCGCAGACAGCACGGAGGCGTACCTCATGAATCGTTGGCACGCCTCCAGTCGATGGACCGTCGTCGCTGGCGCGCAGGTGTCGACTGGCGCGCGTGATGTTCGCACGACCGACGCACGGAATGGCGACGTCAACAATCCGAGGCGACGCTACACGGCGTTCAGCCCGCGTGCCGGTGCGATTGCGTCACTGTCACCGGCGGTCGAGGTCTACGGGAACGTCAGCCGTCTCTACGAAGCACCGACGACGTTCCAGATGGAAGACAACGTCGCCGGCGGCGGTGCGACGCTCGAACCGATGTCGGGGACGGTGGGCGAGATCGGACTCCGATCGACAGCAAGCCAGGCGTCCGGTCCGCGCTGGTCATGGGACGTCACGGCCTACTACGCGCGCATCGACGACGAGATCCTCTCCGTTGACGATCCTGGTGCGCCGGGCAACAGCCTGACGACGAACATCGACAGGACCGTTCACGCTGGTATCGAAGCGCTCGGCAGCGTCAGCATGCCCGTGGGCGATCGCCACCGCATCGATCCGCTCGTCAGCCTGACGATCAATCGATTCCGTTTCGATGGAGATCCGATCTACGGGGACAACCGCCTGCCGGCGGCGCCGCGGTACGCTGCGCGCGGGGAGATCATCTATCGGCACGCGGGTGGCTTCTACGCTGGTCCGACCTTCGATCTCGTCGGGCAGCGAACGGCCGACTTCGCCAGCACGTATGGCGTCGACGCCTACGGTCTCATGGGGGTGCGCGCCGGCCTCTCGAGTCGACGGTGGGAACTGTTCGGCGAGGTGCGCAATGTGTTCGATCGGCACTATGTCGCCACGCTTGGTGTGCTCAATGTCGCGGGTGCCGATGCGCGTGTGCTGTACCCGGGCTCGCCGCGGGCCGCACACGTGGGCCTGCGGGTATCGTACTAG